The Lathyrus oleraceus cultivar Zhongwan6 chromosome 5, CAAS_Psat_ZW6_1.0, whole genome shotgun sequence genome includes the window CCGGTAAGCAAAGGAATGGAAAAACTTCAGCACAGGAcgcctgacacggccacccatgtcacctgacacgggccgtgtcaggtaGAAGGAGGATGAAAGCTAAAATAGTAGCATGACACGGCCGACCGTGTCAGttgacatggcccgtgtcaggccTTTTCCTTAGCCGCGTTGAGCCCCCATGGGCGTGTCAAGTGAGGCAGTGagctgacacaggccgtgtcagcCCAGGCCCAAAATTTCCCTTTTTTTGACGGGCTTTGGATCATCGGGCTTGTGAAGATATTTTTGGAGTTGTCCACCTGTTGCTTGGAATTTTCATTATATAAGAGAACCTTCTACCAAAGAAAAGATCATGCTGGAACAAGGCAAACACCAGAAttgtcaagcaatcaagtattacagagatcaaggaattcagagagcggaagcaattgaatatccaagtcatccaaatacttgtaatgtgtaatttttatcttgcattcgttttgaacaatatgagtagctaaaccctCCAATGCTaaggggtgtccctgatttagaattgtaacgaatttgagtttacatttgcatttataatattattcttacggtaaccttttgatgtgtttaatgctttctctttcaggccaatcgagattgttttgtggttatcaattaggttggaccgcaactggtaaggttttcataagtTTACTttgcagtagatatcacctaggactagggataccctgtatgaatcagagtattcttgatataataaagcttaacttcaccctaatttcctatggacatagaaattagggtagaatgattaaaggttttctcaccaaggacttgggagaaaatacccttgagaactggtagtaattgatatttgttgatgcaatagtgactcatagttgttacagggataaatcatacaccttccctggtattgttcctcttaccttgcaaacccttatttttcattattatttGTCTTTGCCTTTAttataattttgaattaaaaaccccaattataacttttgtttaattgaatgataatttgaactcgatattgacgtgcagtccttgagatcgacatttggggaatttcccctttattactataacagacaaaatagtacacttgctatttttttgatcaagtttttggcgccgttgtcggggacttcctaaatatagagtttaattttaaagttcaattaaaattttgttgctatgcaataaaattatttttctattgtttataatttactaatttgtgtatgcgaggagaaccctcagctgaatttctttttgacgcagaggTCGAGAGGACCCTTCACCGAAGACGCGGGAACGCAAGagtggattccaaagaagaaagCACCTTTAATCACTCCGAATTCAAAGAACCAATGGCTGATGTTCCTTCAAttccacctccggaaagactcctaggtgactatggaggtgcaaacgcaccgggtggtcgactgaccattatcaaccaaccggtaaatgtgacgaattttcaactacatcctagcacaatcaatcaattggaaagaaaacctttcactggaaaggttaatgaagatgccaacaaacacctacaaagatttctgaccatgagcaccacgTTGAAAATTGATGGCCATACTaatgaagcaaaaaaattaagaatgttcccattcctttagctgaagatgcggaagaatggttctactTTCTTCCAATCGGCAGTatcacatcatgggaagagatggaaactgcattcttaaatgagtactttccagcatcagtattcctgaggaaaaggtatgaaatccttaatttcaaacagaaggatggtgaatcattaggagatgcctacaaaagattcaaaagggtcttaGTGGTGTGTCtaactcataatatggatcagactgaacaaatgcagatgttcgcTAACAGGctgaaaataaaaaaaaatagttgattgatacagtagctggtggctcaacaaatttctcaacaaccaccggtattaaaaggattattgaagcaataactgccaatgagcatctagaCTTATACGATAGGTGTACTAGTCATCCAGAAGGGGTAATTGATttaaaattagagacaaataaaatccgtctggaagacaCAGTTGCTGCCGAAGTAGAAAGGAAATTaaaagctatgaatataggtactcaacaaACAACTCAAGTCCAGCCGGCTCAGGctagcacttgtgaaatctgtaatggacctcatcacacggtTTATTGCTTTGctactccccaacaaattgaagagatcaaaatcttgaagcagaataatccctactccaacacttacaacccaggttgaAAGAATCATCCGAATTTCTCCTGGAAggatcagagagggaatgttccgcaacaGGGTACAAGGAAATATCAGAatcagtatcaacaacaacagtaacaacAGGCACCTGAAAAGGTTGAACAGGAGATCACCATTGAAAAACTAGCCGCCCACAGCATGCAATTTCAAGAAGAAACTATAAccaatcagaaaaacaccactGCTTCCATAAAAAATCTCGAAGTTGAAATGGGTCAAATAGCACAACAATTAGCTTCAAATTCTCAAGCTCCGAGAaccctacctagtggtacggtAACAAATCTGCGGGAACATAACAATGTTAACACTGTCATAACCTGAAGTGGGAAGTCAACGGAAGAAAATAGTATGGAGGAAGATGGATTGTTAgaagtggatttagaaatcaaggaaaccaAGGACCAAGATGAAGAAGTAGTACGGCCACCTGTCAAGGAGAAGGAAAAAGTTCTGAAACCAGTCATCAAACTCCCTTATCGTCCAAGACTGAAGAAGAAAGATCAACATGAAACAAATTTTGAGAGGTTCCTGGAaatgttcaaaaagcttgaaaTAAACATCCCTTTCTCTGAggcattagagcaaatgccaatatatgtcaagttcatgaaagacatcatctccaaaAAGCGTTCCACTGACATAGACCCGATCATCCTGACTGAAACATGTAGTGCCATTCTTCAAGGtatgaaaatcccagtgaaaaagaaagataGGGGATCGATTACTATTCcatgcactattggtgatagaaaattcaagaaggctctaATTGACTTAGGAGCAAGGGTAGGCTTGATGCCACTATCCATCTACAAGAAATTAGGCATTGGCACCGTTCAAGATACTCGGATGACACTTCAGTTTATTGACCACTCTGTTAGGCGACCCTATGGGATTGTGGAAGACAttcttgtaaaaattgacaagtttgcTTTCCCAATTGACTTCGTCATTCTGGAAATGCCcgaagatgaggagattcctctcatattgggcaGACCATTCTTGGAGACAAGACGATGTATGATAGACATAGAGGGAGGAACAATGACcctcaaagtctatgatgaaAAGTTAAAGATAGATGTGCGGAACACgatgcaatacaaagatgatatttACACAAGCCATATTGTAGAGATAATAGATCAGGTAATTGCTCAAGAAATTGAAAAGCAAATGCCCTAGTCATCATTAGAACGTGTTTTGAGTCTATCGATTtttgaaagtgatgaagatgagGGTGACTCTGAGGTGCTCGCTATGATGGGAAAATaacctgaatggattagatctaaACCACATCGGTGGGAAGATTTAAGACCACCGCCACCATCAGATATCACTAAAGAACTCAAAACAGGGGTAAATCTAAAGCAGCTACCAgcaaatctgaagtatgtatttctagaTACTAAGAAAAAAATGCCCAGCTAGTATCAATGTCAGTCTACAAAGTGTCCAAGAagcagaactcattcaagtgctaaaaaaatacaagggCGCAACCGGATGGGCAATCGAGGAtttgaaaggtataagcccaacagtttgcatgcacaagatcttaatggaagatgatcataagccggtggtgcaaccacaacgaagacttaacccatcaatgaaagaagtggtacgTAAAGAGGTTATAAAATTGTTGGATGCATGATTAATTTGTCCTATTTCCGACAGTTTATGGGTAAGTCCAGTCCACGTGGTACCAAAAAAAGAGGGCACTACGGTGATTAAAACTGAGAAGAATGAGTTAATTCCAACCAGAACTGTTACAGGTTTGAGAGTGTGCATCGACTACAGGAGACTGAACATGGCAACACGAAAGGACCACTttccgttaccattcattgatcaaatgttggaaaggttagtCGGTCATGACTATTATTATTTCCTCGATGGGTACTCGGGATACAATCATATTGCGGTTTCCcctgaagatcaagagaagattgccttcacatgcccctatggtgTTTTCGCTTACAGAAGAATGTCATTTGGGTTGTGCAACGCACCTGGCActtttcaaaggtgtatgacatcaatctttgctgacatgctcgaaaagcatatggaagtatttatggatgactcTTTAGTATTCGATTCTTCATTTGATAAATGTTTAACTAActtgtcacttgtgttagaaagatgccagcaaacaaatttgatcctgaattgggaaaagtgtcatttcatggtacGTGAAGGGATAGTATTGGGACACAAGATTTGCAACCGAGGCATCAAAGTGGACATAGAAAAAGTGGAGGTAATAGTTAATTTACCACCATCGATGAATGAAAAAGGCATCTGAAGCTTCTTGGGACATGCGGggttctaccgcaggttcataagagatttctctaaGATCGCAAAACCACTAACTAGCCTACTGGTGAAAGACACACATTTTCTTTTTGACAAAGAGTGCAGGGAAGCCTTCGAGACCCTGGAGAAGGAACTTGTGTTTGCCCCCATAGTTATTTCCCCTGATTGGTCTCTCCCTTTTGAGATCATGTGCAATGCAAGTGATAATGCAGTAGGGGCAGTATTAGGGCGACGAAAGGCGAAGCTTCTGCATGTGATCTACTATGCAAGTCACTATTGAACCCCGCtcaaatgaattatgcaaccatATTCAAATTTTCTTTATCCTTTAACACAACATCCATGGCTGCAACTCCCTTCAACGCTTTTAAACAACCCTGTTGAACCAGTAGGGCTTTCATGTTCAAACGCTAGAGATCGTAATCGTTCACTTCAgtgaacttttcaatctcatactttgttgacgaTATCTCATCCATGCTCACCGCACAaatttgttgtgaaaatgatTCCAGAATTACAAAGTATAATTAGTTTCTTGATTAGTAAGAAACCCACATGggtagaaaagaagaaaacaataagaacacaatgaaattggttataaactgtTATTCATTACTTTCTCTatgaaacaagattacaagtgttacagaatagcaaataacctctctcaccctaattaggatttgcattATGCAATAATGAGAGATTAGTATgatatttataagaaaactaacatactaaactaATGGGCTTTTACACACATACTCATTACACAAACTAACTTAGAGAATAACCTAACTTAAACAATTAGGCATAACAAACAGGCTtaattcgacatgctaacaatcctagcatacttcgactacaacatgtgaacagacttcgacgacatgctaaggtcttgtcaaattgtcgaaccaagaagctatcattcgaccatactagagttcgatccaatatctcacagTTACTAAATGAGATTTAAGTTTATATAGGCATGAAATGTTGCAGATTGCAGTATCTGTTTTACTCAGATTGAGGAGGGATAAAAGAGGGTGTTATTAAACTTTATTTTCTATTTTAAATTAGAAaatttatttgttgatttttttttacTTTGTTTTCACTATTATATGGCCAATCTTTACCTGATCATTTTTCCCTTCCCTGCTATACTTCagctttttttaaaaaagaataataaaaaaatatttgttttaACCATTAGAAAAGAAAATGTATATGTTAAAAAGTATGTTGTCAAAAATTATTCTTTCAAAATTTGATATGAGGAATGACCTATAGGCAATAGTTTTAGTTGCTGATGTGTTGTAACTTATGATCATTATGCTAATCCATGGTTGTGCTAATTGTACTCAAGTTCAATGTATTGCATATACCAATTTTATTTAGGTTAAGAGGTTTATTAAGAATGAAAAAATGCCAAAATTTATGACTAATGACTATTAAAAATATGAAATTATCATTTCATATACTTGAATATTCATATTTAATCATCTAAAACTCTAATAAGTCAACAACCTAATATAAAATGTTAAATAGTTCACAAATGGACAAATTATGAGAAATTTGAGGATAGATTTTTGAAACTAAAGTGATTATTTTCAACCAACATTCcaaaaatttagaaaataaattGTGACTTATaaataaatgtttaaaaatagtttttcTTTAACTTTATTTTAACCTAACAATACAACTCGCAATGGCCTAtcataattcaatttatttaataGTTTAGGCGGGACGAGCCAATTAGTAATGAAGGGTTTAAAATCACAACTCACCTTGAAAATAACAACGAGATAAATAGGTCAACATAATGGGTCCAACCCATTTTTCCATCCCTAATTATTATAATGAGGATGTAGGGTACACATGCTTCTTTTTGTAATGATATGCCTCAATTGAAGTTTGTATAAACAACATAATTAAGTGCTTATAATATATATACAACTCGTGTTAGTATAAAGCGGGTGATGGTAGAGCTTTAAAATTTATGTTTATGAACCTTTCATTAGGTCTTAAATAAGAGAAATCGTGAATAATTAAGGTAAAAATAGCAgataaaaatacaaaaatttcCTTGTGAAGGATCATTGCAAATGGTCATCAGTTAATGATCGATTGATTACATCTTGTAATGCAGAATCTTTGATCGTCAAAACGGATTGATCATTCATACCACACAAATGGCATTTCCTttacttagtccacacgaacaTAATTTGCAACGAAGAAGTCTTCCATTTATGGTGATAACTCTGAATGATCTGAAGCCTTAAAGAGAATACAAACTCAAAATTCTAGTGTGATTAGGATTTTGAGAATACGTGAATGAGTGAATATCACACTAACATACTAGTGTATTGCAATTCTCTAGTTAAAGCCAGTACATCTTAAGAATGTCATTGACAATAATATTAGATTACttatttaatattataaataaaaagCAACGTCTAACAACACATCAATGTTATCCAAATGTCACTATTATATAGTCAACTATTATACTTCTTGATACCCGAATATACTTAGTAATAATAAATAAGTCAAATATCTCATACTGACTTATTTCAGCATGACAATGTATTTTAGAGGCATACTCGATCAAAGGGACTATAAATATTACACACATATGTAGGAGGGGAAAATTTCAACTAGGCCACTCTGTTGGATCAGTTCATTATGGAATGTATTTTTACCCATATAGAAATCAAAAACATAATCTTAAATTAATCCCAATGAGTCTATATCCTATGAACTCATATCCTATAAACCCCTACCGAATTCAAGATGAGAAAGAAAGTGGAAGCGTACCTGAGTTTTCCATTGGAATCGTTGGAGGTTTGCGAGTATATGATCTTCCTATTTGTAGAGTGCCTTAGGGTTTATTGATTATCTTTCGATGGGGATTGGCATACCCTAAATTTCCCCCCACATGATCATCTGCATTTCATCCATTGATGTGCATTTGTATACAGTCATTTCATTAATCTATATCCCATTATTTGATTTAATTTCTTATGACTACTTCATTTGGCCGTATAGGTTTAAATTAGGTTTAAAAGTGTGGAACTTTTGGTCACTCCGCTTGATTCAATTGCCCTGACTAGCCATTACATTTTCTTTATCCATTGCATGCCCATAATCAGCATTGACTTTGAATTTCACTTAATTGTTTTGGACTGGTGACTTAAGGTCTTAATGCTAATCTTTCATTAATTGACTTTAAGCAATCAAGGCCATATTActgcattcattcattagcacTAGGTTAACCTGCATTTCAGTCCCTTCACAACCACCTAATTCATCTGAATTTAGGCATCTGCATCATTCATTAGCATTTCATTTGCATTATTTAAAGTTGCATCCAGTCTTTGATTAATCTTTAATGTATAAAGTCAAAAACTTGTACTTTTCATTTGATTATTTGAATAGTCAGACCATGGCATTCCTTATCCAAGCATGTATTGGCATTCATTTTGAATTTCATTAGGTTATCATTAAGAATGGGTGTTTCCTTTTGAGGATAGTTGGAATTTTAATCAAGCTTAAGCCTACATGAAACTCATTCCATTCATACACCATATTTATTAAAGTTTTCTTTTTATTTAAGACTTACGTGCATTCATTCATTCTCTTGATGGAACAAGTTTTAATTCAGAGATATAGGTGTTTCATTCATCATTTCTTTTTTAAGCGTTCATTTGTCTATTTTGTTATTTGTAAATCAAATATTATTTTGTAAAAAAACATAACTCAAAAAATAAGTCACAAATTTCATTGTTTATCATTACATTACCAAAGAATTTCACAAGGTTATAAGAAAGATTGATATATCACAAGTACATGTTAATGTATGGTTACATAGAATAAGTTTGAAAAAGAAAAATTCTAAGTAGGCCCTAAAAAAAACTAATCTTCAAATGTCCAATTGCTCCATAATTGCTATGCCTCCAAGTTTTCATCCATGAGATCTTAATTTCCATGCCATGACTCTAAGCTTTCATCCATGAGATCTTAATTTCCAAACTCGATCCATTACCATACCTATAACAATATAAACAAACAAAGAAACATTTCACattaaaaaaaaagagaaagcGAAAACAAATTTGTTTAAGTTATTATATAAAGTTTGTTTAGTTGCCAAGAAAACCATAACCAAATCACAtgaaaattcaaattcaaaaagaAATAACAACAAGGAAATTTCAGCATTACAACATAATTTATCACCAAAATGACCTTTGTTTTTTCTGCGGCAAAAAACAATGTTGTTCTTTCCCCTGTTTTGTTAACACGGTAGAGCTTGCACCAATTCAACATTTTTTCTGCATCAAAGATAAAGTCACTCTGACAGCCTTCCATAAACATAAAATAAACCCAAATTTCCCTCAATATATAACAGTAACATAAAGGATGAAAATGGAGAGGGGGTTCGACTTTCATAACACCAACAGAGGGGCAACTTTTTTTCGATTTTCATAACACCAACAGAGGGggagtgtcataccccaattttgtccctaccccgatacaattttcatctgatccatgaccctactgcacatacatacattcattatttcaaacaaaaaaaattggGTAATTGgttaccctaatcagggtaaccgattacccagaccaaaaactgattttttggccattttgggactgtttaaccgattaccctaatcaaggtaaccgattacacctgcgcagacAACAGAAATAGCTCTATTTTTTACCCTAAGGACCCTTTGCttcacccacttcaacccctttgcttcccctataaatagagcactatccccactcatttttcaagcttgaaagccacaaaacctctgtccaaatcaaattcaagctccctcttttcaacctaaaTCCTAACTCACCCAGaccctcttttcttctttgaacaacccaaccaccatgtaaaaatccacaatctccacacaacgaaaacagtagcaaacttgtgaccttcactcacataatcattcaccaccaccatataaacaTACAACTTCCTTCCCTTCTATTTTTCTACCATAATAACCATAACCATCCTTTTCTAAGttttttgcttcattctcaaacccaaacacatcaataacctagttttgacaccacaatcttggtagtattttggactcaaactccttgacatttttggttttgttttatGTTTAAAAATGGctttttactcttgggttgtgttttgagagagatttgagtcaactttgagacaagtggTTTTTTTTGAgtttacacccttttggggatttttgctcttactactttttatccaccattttcaatcaaactttgtttcttgttatcatttaatatttattgtttacttgttgttacatttatttggttgatgagttctattagatcatgacatggttgtttagagttgattaaatcttcaatgtttcaaacctattaatggctgatcaatagatcattcatgatactttgaggcattgataaATTGCCTCTATTTCACccatatttgagtcatttgatgcatagatgaaaccatatTCTCTATATTATCTtgttaatccatttgcttattgttattctactaactactaactactaacatttatattattgcactttaattccttgcaatttattttattgttactaatcattaactactaacttctaatatttatattattgcactctacttccttgcaatttattttattgttcatttacattcactaaccattattattgtgatattaccattctttatcttgtgatttacttttatgtcattaccttgtaatttgcattcaagtactcattatcatcatc containing:
- the LOC127081732 gene encoding uncharacterized protein LOC127081732, with amino-acid sequence MEEDGLLEVDLEIKETKDQDEEVVRPPVKEKEKVLKPVIKLPYRPRLKKKDQHETNFESAILQGMKIPVKKKDRGSITIPCTIGDRKFKKALIDLGARVGLMPLSIYKKLGIGTVQDTRMTLQFIDHSVRRPYGIVEDILVKIDKFAFPIDFVILEMPEDEEIPLILGRPFLETRRCMIDIEGGTMTLKVYDEKLKIDVRNTMQYKDDIYTSHIVEIIDQIAVSVLLRLRRDKRGCY